A genomic window from Nicotiana sylvestris chromosome 11, ASM39365v2, whole genome shotgun sequence includes:
- the LOC104222005 gene encoding protein ENHANCED DISEASE RESISTANCE 2-like: MASQIFPKVKSESSESGGSESGADEKGGNNDNFEYFGWVYHLGVNSIGHEYCHLRFLYIRGKYMEMYKRDPHENPGTKPIRRGVINHTLMVEELGRRRVNHGDLYVLRFQNRLDESKRGEIACASPGEVRKWMEAFDQAKQQADYELSRGQSARDKLKLESEINLDGHRPRVRRYAHGLKKLIRIGQGPENLLRQASSLGANDESGVYFEADGGDVIEAHEWKCVRTLDGVRIFEDMANKKTGKGVLVKAVAVVEASADTVFDVLLSLDRRRRYEWDTLTGDLELVESLDGHCDVVYGTLDLRKLSWWQSKRDFFFSRRWFHGQDGTYTILHFPTEYKKRPPKSGYRRIKINPSSWEISNISTSSSLNPARCLVTLILEIHSKHWFKWKNNEFSKFERTLPFGMLNQVAGLKEYIGASPALTFESSTVVVHSKTSNVSILSNELEDTVGSDEFYDAIGDESSSSDEDSDDEVTSKKDKKVKLKNVSWAIASLALKRTSAPDISKELNPDVPPLTLDPSQFHGTMRQAKSESDSDCWCSPSGSGFMIRGKTYLKDSTKVTGGDPLLKLIAVDWFKVDECITKVALHPKCLVQSEAGKKLPFILVINLMVPAKPNYSLVLYYAADRPVNKNSLLGKFIDGTDSFRDSRFKLIPSIIEGYWMVKRAVGTKACLLGKAVTCKYLRQDNFLEIDVDIGSSSVARGVIGLVLGYVTSLVIDLAILIEAKEEAELPEYILGTVRLNRVKVDSAVPLES, encoded by the exons ATGGCTTCACAAATTTTCCCAAAGGTGAAGAGTGAATCATCGGAGAGTGGTGGTTCTGAGAGTGGAGCTGATGAAAAAGGTGGAAATAATGATAATTTTGAATATTTTGGGTGGGTTTATCATTTGGGTGTTAATTCAATTGGACATGAATATTGTCACCTTAGGTTCTTGTACATTCGTGGCAAGTACATGGAAATGTACAAAAGAGACCCCCATGAAAATCCTGGCACT AAACCAATTAGGAGGGGTGTTATAAATCACACGCTTATGGTGGAGGAGTTGGGCCGTCGAAGGGTTAACCATGGG GATCTCTATGTGTTGAGGTTTCAGAATCGGCTGGACGAGTCAAAAAGGGGAGAA ATTGCTTGTGCTTCGCCCGGTGAGGTCCGAAAATGGATGGAAGCCTTTGATCAAGCAAAACAACAG GCAGATTATGAGCTTTCAAGAGGTCAGAGTGCAAGAGATAAACTGAAGTTAGAGAGCGA GATTAACCTTGATGGACATCGACCTAGAGTACGGCGGTATGCACATGGTTTGAAGAAGCTGATAAGAATAGGACAAG GTCCCGAGAACCTTTTGCGCCAAGCCTCAAGCTTAGGTGCAAATGATGAATCAGGTGTGTACTTTGAAGCAGATGGTGGAGATGTAATTGAAGCACATGAGTGGAAATGTGTTCGTACTCTCGATG GTGTTCGGATATTTGAAGATATGGCAAACAAAAAG ACTGGTAAAGGAGTTCTTGTCAAGGCCGTTGCTGTTGTCGAAGCTAGTGCAGATACTGTCTTTGACGTGCTTTTGAGTCTTGATCGACGTCGCAGATATGA GTGGGATACATTAACAGGGGACCTGGAGTTGGTAGAATCTTTGGATGGTCACTGCGATGTTGTTTATGGGACACTTGATCTCAGAAAACTTTCCTG GTGGCAATCTAAGAGAGATTTTTTCTTTTCTAGGAGGTGGTTTCATGGTCAAGATGGAACATATA CGATTTTGCATTTTCCAACTGAATACAAGAAGCGGCCTCCAAAAAGTGGATATCGACGTATAAAAATTAACC CTTCTTCTTGGGAGATCAGCAATATAAGCACTTCCTCCTCATTAAATCCTGCGAGATGCCTTGTGACACTGATTCTGGAGATACATTCTAAGCACTGGTTTAAGTGGAAGAACAATGAGTTCTCTAAATTTGAGAGGACACTTCCTTTTGGAATGTTGAATCAAGTGGCAG GTCTGAAGGAATATATTGGAGCAAGTCCAGCACTTACATTTGAATCATCCACAGTAGTTGTTCATTCAAAAACATCTAACGTTTCTATATTAAGCAATGAGCTTGAGGATACAGTGGGGTCAGATGAATTCTATGATGCAATAGGTGACGAGTCCTCATCATCAGATGAAGATAGTGATGATGAAGTAACCAGTAAGAAG GACAAAAAAGTCAAGCTAAAAAACGTTTCATGGGCCATAGCAAGCTTGGCTTTAAAGAGGACATCAG CACCAGAcattagtaaggaactaaatcCCGATGTACCTCCTTTAACTCTTGATCCAAGTCAGTTTCATGGTACCATGCGGCAGGCGAAGAGTGAGAGCGACTCTGATTGCTGGTGTTCGCcaagtggttctgggttcatgaTCAGAGGGAAGACGTACTTGAAAGACAGTACAAAG GTCACTGGAGGAGATCCCCTGCTCAAGCTTATCGCAGTTGATTGGTTCAAGGTGGATGAATGCATCACAAAGGTTGCTCTGCATCCTAAGTGTCTTGTTCAG TCTGAAGCAGGGAAGAAACTTCCATTCATACTCGTAATTAACCTCATG GTTCCGGCTAAACCAAATTACAGCCTGGTTCTTTATTATGCTGCTGACAGACCTGTAAATAAGAATTCATTGTTGGGTAAATTCATTGATGGAACTGACTCTTTCCGTGATTCAAGATTCAAACTGATTCCAAGCATTATTGAG GGGTACTGGATGGTTAAACGTGCCGTGGGAACTAAAGCTTGCCTATTGGGAAAGGCAGTAACTTGCAAATACCTTAGACAAGATAACTTTCTGGAG ATTGATGTGGACATCGGTTCATCATCCGTGGCAAGAGGTGTTATTGGTCTTGTACTGGGATATGTGACAAGCCTTGTCATTGATCTTGCTATTTTAATAGAG GCAAAAGAAGAGGCTGAACTCCCTGAATACATTCTTGGAACTGTTAGATTAAATCGGGTGAAGGTCGATTCTGCTGTGCCATTGGAGAGCTGA